The Phycisphaerae bacterium region CCTTGGCGTGACGCGGCCCCTGTGGGATGCGCGACTCGACGGGCGTCGAGGTGAAGAAGTCGCTACCCCCGGCAGCCTGATACCAATAGGCCATTGAACTGTAGTCGTTGGGGATCGGTGGCTTGGTGATGGCTGCATAATTCTCGATGGTCATCTTGAAGGAGTTGTCGAAAGGAATGCTGTCCGCGACGTGCCAGCGGTAACAGGACTGCCGGCGACGCTGGCCGAACTCGCCGGGGGTGGGACAGCCGTGGAAGGCGTTGGCAAAATGGCGAATGCCCCACGCATCGCCAAAGTAGTCCTCGCTGCCGGTGCCGAAGGTTGACGGAAACTTCTCGCCGTCCACCCAGACTTTCTCATCTCCTTCGCCCCACCAGCCGCCGGCAATGTTATCGATGAAGAGAGCCGCGCCCACGAATCGTCCTGGACCGGCGCATTCCAGGAAGGGGTAGTCAAAGTCTTTGCTGACCGGATCGCGGCGCCATTTGGCGTGGAAACGAGCGGCTCCGGCCGGCGGCCCACCCTGCTGGTAAACGATCCGGGTGCGGAGTTGGGCGGGTCTGCGGCCTTGGTTGGTGACCACAAAACGCGCCGATTGGGCGAAGGGCATACGCCAATAGCAGTAGTTCAGGTCGTCGGTGATGCCCAGCGGCAAACTCTTGTATGACGCCTCGTCCCAGGCATCTCCGAAAAAGTCGCCGATCGGCGCTTCCACCGCCGGCGCCGCATCGCCGTCGAAGAAGATTTGCAGCAAGACCTTTCGACGGGCCCAGCGCTCTTCAGAGGTCAGCTTGGTCAGGAACTGACGCACGGTCCCCGGGCCTTTCAGATCGGCCACCGGTATGGGCTGGCCGGGAACCAAGGTGGTGTTCTTTTCGATGGTGAGCGCGTTCTGAACCGGTTGAGGATCAACGCCACAGTTTGCCAGCGCCTTGCACACCCTCTGGAAGACGATCTCCTCGGCCGGCGTGTGCTCCAGGCTGAAGGTCTTGACCCGCCATTCCTTCGGAAACGTCGTATATCCGATATGGTAGTACTGGTTGACGGGCTTGTCGGCGGTTACTCTGCAACTCTTGGCGTAGGGAATGGGAACGTAGCAGTTTGACGCCGGGTTATCACCCCCCACGTCGGTGCGTCGCTGCCACACAAGCGGCTTGGGGAAACCGGTAACCTTGCCGGTGAATAGTGCGCTGAATTCATGCTCAAGCTGGGGCTTCTCCGCCCCGTCAAAGTAGAAGCGAATCCGCCCCTGCGGGTTCGCCGACCAGATCCGCCAGATACAACCCGGGCCTTCCATCTCGGCCATGACTCCCTCGCCGGTGGCCGGGTCGATGCGAAGGTAGTGGCCGGCATCGCCGTTGGCATCCCATTTCACATACTGGTCGGAGGCCTCGTCGTACCTGGATGCCCGGTCATAGCTGGAGAACTGCTTGCAGGTCTGCCCGTGCTCCAGAACGACGAGATGATCCAGATCGATCAGCTTGTTCAGAAACCAGGTGTAGTCTTTGAGTGCGTCATCCGTGGCTTGTGCCCCCGCAAAAGACACGCTCCAGGCCGTGACCGCCACAAGAATCAGATGTGATCTTCGCATGTTTGTGCGTCTCCTCCGTTCTGTCAGAGCTTATGGGTCATTCTCGCGTGGATGCTTTCCGACGCGCGTCTGAAAGAACGATCCGTAGTGTACCTTCACTGCCGCGCTGCACAAGGGGTGCGTGACAGTCTGGGCGGGCATGCCGACCGGTCCAGGTTGGGCGATCAACCCCGTTCAGGGGGGGCCGCCAAAGGCCGGCCGTGATGCGGCCGGTTGGTGGTCGCCCGCGGTTCTTCTTCCTTTCTGTGGTCTCAGCCCGTTTCAACGGGCTTACCGGACAAGGACAGGCCCGTTAAAACGGCCTCGATGGGATAACACAGTAAGGGGGGGAATTGGCCGACCGGGAACCAGTCGTAAAACGACTGGCCTATTTGCCCTTCAGTAAAGACCGCTGAAGCGCTCTGCTTTCGGCTTGCGCTCACCACAACCGGGTCAGCCGCAAGGAGTGCCGCCGCTTCTGTCACCGGCCCCTGCACAAGCCCCTCATCGCAGGCCCCTTGCCCTGGCCCGTGCCACGTGCTATACTCAAGGTGTTCGTGCGAGCTCCATTTCGCATACCCCACCCTTCGGCGGAGTGGACAATGCGGACTCATTCTGGCCATCGTGGTTTCACGCTGATCGAGATGCTCGTCGTGGTCGCGATCATCGC contains the following coding sequences:
- a CDS encoding DUF2961 domain-containing protein, with the translated sequence MRRSHLILVAVTAWSVSFAGAQATDDALKDYTWFLNKLIDLDHLVVLEHGQTCKQFSSYDRASRYDEASDQYVKWDANGDAGHYLRIDPATGEGVMAEMEGPGCIWRIWSANPQGRIRFYFDGAEKPQLEHEFSALFTGKVTGFPKPLVWQRRTDVGGDNPASNCYVPIPYAKSCRVTADKPVNQYYHIGYTTFPKEWRVKTFSLEHTPAEEIVFQRVCKALANCGVDPQPVQNALTIEKNTTLVPGQPIPVADLKGPGTVRQFLTKLTSEERWARRKVLLQIFFDGDAAPAVEAPIGDFFGDAWDEASYKSLPLGITDDLNYCYWRMPFAQSARFVVTNQGRRPAQLRTRIVYQQGGPPAGAARFHAKWRRDPVSKDFDYPFLECAGPGRFVGAALFIDNIAGGWWGEGDEKVWVDGEKFPSTFGTGSEDYFGDAWGIRHFANAFHGCPTPGEFGQRRRQSCYRWHVADSIPFDNSFKMTIENYAAITKPPIPNDYSSMAYWYQAAGGSDFFTSTPVESRIPQGPRHAKGIDAENMIAADKPPVGAEIVTDDDLPEQMSFGKGLKISGQAGTTVPITIPAPDDGRFSIEARLARGVKASDFEILQDGKPIGEWVRLVKGPNTLSVRLSGKPVEGDRCCVILDFFILEPYRNFVRNWYLMGPFPNPSKMGTDQTYPPETEPFKADQSFSGKRGPVGWRKIRVPSGLMVSDDKYFEDGESFVFYVYTEVISPDDRQATVYAGSDDGIKVWINGDLVHTCKADRALQPDQDRFDIRLRKGRNTVLIKLIQNQGQWGLSFRIDDPADELQYVVP